Within Micromonospora parathelypteridis, the genomic segment CTGTGGAAACCAGCGACCGGCGACCCGCTCGGGCGGCAACCGGTGGCCGGCGACGCCCGCGGCCTGCAACCGGTGGCCGGCGACTCCCGCGGCCTGCAACCGGCCGGCACAGCCCGTGATCCGGAGACCGCGCAGTGGGGGGCTTTCGATGCTGCTCGGTAGGCTCCGCATCCGCGGGAAGCTCGCGCTGCTCGTGGTGATCCCGCTGCTCAGCATGGTCGGCCTGGCGGTGCCGGTCATGCTCGACCGGGTGGCCGCGGCACAGCGGGCCGGCGACACCGCCGACCGGGTACGACTCGCCAGCCAGGTCGGCAGCCTCGTCCAGGACCTCCAACAGGAACGCATCCTCTCGGTCGGGTTCCTGCTCGGCCGGGTCGAACGCAGCGAGCTGATCCGCAAGGCCGCCGACGTGGACGACCGGGTGGCCGACCTGCGGGCCGGCGACAGCGACGCGCTGACCGACCGGGTCGACCGCGCCCTGGACGGAGTGTCCAGCCTCATCGACCTGCGGACGGCCGTGCTGGCCCGGGTCGCGAACCCCGGTCAGGTGATGGACGCGTTCGGCCCGGTCAACATGGGGTTGATCGAGTCGCTGCGGCTCGTGTTCGGTGTGGACACCGACACCTTGCCCGGTCGGCAGGTGCTCGCCCTCGACGGGCTGCTCCGCGCCGACGAGGGCCTGGGCGCGTGCGCCACCCTGAGCGTGTTGGTCAAGTCGATCGGCAGCCCGGACACCATCGCCGGGTACGTGGCGTGCATCGCCGCGCTCCAGGTGGACAATCTGCGCTTCCGCAGCCTGATCACCCCCGAGCAGCTCAAGGTGGCCCAGCTCAACGACGCGGCCGTGGCGGCACGTACCAGCGCGGACTTCCTGGTCACCAGTGCTCGGGACCCGGCCAGCGCAGTCCGCGACGTGCCGATGGAAGCGCTCTTCCCGGCCGTCCGCACGATGATCCGACTCGGCCAGTTCGTGGAGAAGAAGCTGGTCGCCGACGTACTCACCGAGGTGACCGCCGAGCAGCGGCGCGCGCTGACCGCCGCGTACCTGGTCGGTGCCGCGGCGGCGCTGATCCTGACGCTGGTGGTGCTGCTCAGCGCGGCGGTCGCGCGGACGGTGGCCCGACCGCTGACCCGCCTCACCCGCTCGGCCGACCGGGTCGCCCGGGTCGCCGAGGCGGAGCTGGTCCGGGTCACCGACGACGAGGGGGAGAGCCCTCAGCCGGTCCGGCTGGAGCCGGTGGACATCCGGGCCAACGACGAGATCGGCGACCTGGCGCGGGCCTTCGACCGGGTGCAGAGCACCGCTGCGCGGCTGGTCGAGCGGCAGGTCGCCGGCCGACGCAACGTGGCGCAGATGTTCGGCCACGTCGGGCGGCGCACCCAGAACCTGGTGGGCCGGCAGATCGCACTGATCGACCGGCTGGAGCAGCAGGAGGTCGACCCGGGCCGGCTGGAGCACCTGTACCGGCTCGACCACATCTCCAGCCGGTTGCGGCGCAACGCCGGCAGCCTGGTGGTGCTCTCCGGTTCGGCCGGTGCCGACGCGCACACGGCACCGGTACCACTGGCCGACGTGGTCCGGTTGGCGCTCGGCGAGATCGAGGATTACACCCGGGTGGAGGTGCGGGTGCCGGCGGGCATCTCGGCGGCGCCGGCGGTCGTCGGCGACCTCATCCTGACGCTGGCCGAGCTGATGGAGAACGCCACCGCCTTCTCCCCGCCACACACCCGGGTGCTGGTGGCCGCCGAGGCGTCCGGTCTCGGCGCGCGGATCACCGTCGTGGACCACGGCATCGGCATCGGCGAGCAACGACTGGCCGAGGAGAACGCCCGGTTCACCCGCCGGGAACGGCTCGACCTCGCACCGACCGAGGTGCTCGGTCTCTTCGTGGTGGGCCGGTTGGCCCGTCGCCACGGCTGGGAGGTGGGCCTGGCCGCCACCGCCGGCGGTGGGGTGACCGCACACCTGGAGATCCCACCGGCGTCGCTGGTGCTGCGCCGCCCCGAGCGGGCCGGGGCGACCGTGGCGCGGGCCGTGGTGCCGGAACGAGACCGGCGTACGGCGGAGACACTCGACCCCGACCACGGCGTGCGGTCCCTTCCGGCGGCCGTCGCCACGCCGGCCCGCTTCGACTCGGACCTGCTCAGTCGGGCCACCCGCAGTCTGGAGGCCAGCCCCTCCTGGAACGCGTTCGGCTCCGGCCAGCCGGAGCAGGCCGTCCCCACACCGCAGGCTCCGGAACCGTCGGGCTCTCCGGCCGGGCCGCGGGTCCGGCAGCGGGTGCCCGGGGCCAGTCTGCACGCTGCCGCCCCGCCGATCCGGCCGGTGGACGCGACCGGCGCGGACCCCGCCGCCGCCCGCGCGCTGGTCGAGGCGTTCCAGGCCGGTGTACGCCGGGCCGAGCTGAACACCGCCGACCTGCCGAGCACACCGGGGGGCGGCGGCCCCCTGGTGGCGGGTAGCGCCGGCCTGGCCGCTGCCACCCCGGACCGGCCCCGGCTGATCCGACGGGTGCCGGGAGCGAACCTCGCTGCCGTTCCGGCCTGCCAGCCACTCAGTACCCACCTCGGTGACCCGGCCGAGGTCCGCAATCTCATCAGCGAGTTCGAGGCGGGCGTCGCCCGTGCTCTCCGCGAAGTCAGCCCAGACCGCCGGAACGAAGAAGGATCATCACGGTGACCAGCCCCTTCCTGCACGACAACGTCGACCACCAGAGCCAGCCCGCCGCCGGCGGGGACCTCAGCCCGGAGGCCCGTACGTTCAACTGGCTGCTGGACTCCTTCACCTCCAGCACCGCCGGGGTCCTGGAAGCGATCGCGGTCTCCTCGGACGGCCTGCTGATGGCCATGTCGGCGATCAAGGACCGGTCCAATGCGGAGCGGTTGGCCGCGGTGGTCTCCGGGATGACCAGTCTCGCTGGCGGGGCGGCCAGTTGGTACGCGCTCGGCGGCCTGAACCGGGTGATCGTCGACATGGCCGACGGCTACCTCCTGATCAGCGCGATCAGCAGCGGATCCGTGCTCGGGGTCGTCGCCGACCGATCGGCCAACCTGGGCACCGTCGCGTACGAGATGACGCTCTTCGCCGGGCGGGCCGGTGGTGCCCTGACCCCGCGGCTGATCGTCGAGCTGAAGAACGCCGCGCAGCAGTGACCCCCGACGTCGCCGGTGAGGATCCGGACCCGGAACCCCAGGTTCGGATCCGCCCGTACCTGCACGCGGCACCCCCGACCGAGGACGGCACGGTGGCGACACCGGCGGTGCCGCAGTCGGAGACGGGCGGCGGTCGGCCGACCGGGCCCCGCCCATTCGTGCTCACGTCCGGGCGGGTGGCGGGTGCCGACCCGGCGATCGGGCTGGAGACGCAGGTGACCGTCCGCACGGACAGCGGCTGGTGGGCCGGCTCGCCAAATGCCCTGCTGGCACCGGAGGTCCAGGCGATCATCGCGCTCTGCGCCGAGCCGATCTCGGTGGCCGAGATCTCGGCCCGTGCCCGGTTGCACTTCGGCGTGACGCGGGTCCTGGTCGGTGACCTGCGGGCGGCCGGACACCTGGACGTGCACGTCACCGACACCGACGAAGCCTTCAACCCCGACCTCATCCTGCGAGTGATTGATGGACTCCGTGCGATCTCCTGAATGGCCGGTCGCCCCGCTCGGCGGGGTCGCCGGAAACAGCGCAGCCGCCCGTTACGGCATGCCGCCGGCCACCGGGCCGATTGTCGGGCGCGCCACCCCGCCGCCGGCGTACCAGCCTCCGTCCGGCGCGGGGGCCACGTCCCCGCCGGTCGGTAAGCCGGCGACGCCGCCGATCCCGGTCAAGATCCTGGTGGCCGGTGGGTTCGGGGTGGGGAAGACCACCACCGTGGGTGCGATTTCCGAGATCGCTCCCCTGACCACCGAGGCCGAGATGACCAGCGCCGGGATCGGCGTGGACGACCCGGGTGCCCGGTCCACCAAGACCACCACGACGGTGGCGATGGACTTCGGCTGCGTGACCATCGATCGCAGTCTGAAGCTCTACCTGTTCGGCACACCCGGGCAGGCTCGGTTCGGCTTCATGTGGGACGACCTCGCCCGCGGAGCGCTCGGCGCGCTGGTGGTGGTGGACAGCGCCCGGTTGGACGACTGCTTCCCGGCGGTCGACTTCTTCGAGCGGGCGGGGCTGCCGTTCGTGGTCGGGGTCAACGCCTTCGACGGGCGGCTGGCGTTGGAGCTCGGCGAGATCCGCTGGGCTCTGGCCATTGGTGACCACGTTCCCCTGGTGCAGTTCGACGCCCGGGACCGGCTCTCGGTGCGGGACGCCCTGTTGGTCGTCCTGGACCGCGCGCTGGAACGTGCTACCCGGGACAGGAGCGCCTGAGCCGACAGGCTCCGGCCGTGGCGGGAAGGGGTGATCCGGTGAGGGGCGACCTGGACGAGACGCTGGCCCGGCTGGCCCGGCGTGAGGAGGCGCTGCGCCGGCGGGCCGACGACCGTGACGACACCGCGGCACCGCCGGGTCCCCCCGGGCTCGGCGGTAACGACGCCCGCAACGCCGGGCCGGGCCGGTACGGCGCCCGCCACGCGGGGGTACCCGGCCCGGGCGACGTGGCCGGGTGGGGGCCGGTCGAGGAGGTGGCCGAGGCGGTCCGCCAGGTCGTCGGCGCGCACCCGGGGCTCGCGGTGACCGTGCACGTGGAGCACGCGGGGCGGACGTACCCGCTGCGGGTCTCCTGGAACGGCCCGGACGTCACGATCGGGCTCGCGCCCCCGGCACCTCCGGCTGCCCCGGTGGCCCCGGCACCTCCGGCCGGCCCGGCACCTGCGACAGCCCCGGTGGAACCTCCGCCGGCCTGGCCGCTGTCCGGTCGGACGGTGCCCGCGTGGGCGCCCGGTCCGGACGGGTTGACGCCGGACCCGGCGGCCCGGCTGGCCGAGCTGATCCGGCGGGACCCGTCACTGTTGGACGAGTTGGATCCGCGGCGCTGACCGGCGCAGTTGGCTGCCGGCGGCTACGGTCGGGCGGTGGCGCAACCCGACCTGACCCTGACGGCGAGCCTGCGGCCCGCCGCGCTGGACGCCCGACGGGGCATCGTGCGGCTGCATCCGGAGGCGCTGACCGCGCTGGGGCTGCGCCCCGGCGACCCGGTCCGGCTTGCCGGCCGCCGGGTGACGGCCGGGATCGTGGCGGCGGCCGCGCCGGGCGCGAGCAGTGCCCTGCTGTACGCCGACGACCTGACGCTGGGCAACCTGGGCGTGCGCGACGGCGGTCAGGTTCGGGTGAGCCCGGTGCCGCTGATCCCGGCGGGACGGGTCGTCCTGGCCGGCCCGGTGGGGGTGGTCGCGGCGGTCAGCCCGGAGATGCTCCGGTTGGCCCTGCTGGGCAAGGTGCTCACCGCCGGCGACGATGTGTCGTTGCTGCCGCAGGACGTGCTGCCGGACGCCTCGGTGCGCAGCCTGGTCGAGGTGGCTCGGCGCAGCCTCGCCAACACTGTTGGTTTCGCCTGGACCAGCACTCTGCTCACCGTGCTCACCGTGGAGCCGGCCGCTGGCGCGCTGGTCACCATGGACACGGTGGTCGCCTGGGAGCACGGTCAGGCCACGCACAGCGGGCCCGCCCCGGTCGACGCCGCGCCGGCGCAGCCGCCTCCGGCGGGGGACGCGGCTCCGACGGTGGACCCGCCGGACGACGCGCCCGACGTGGACGAGCTGCCCGGGCTTCGGGCCCAGGCCGAGGAGCTGACCGAACTGCTCGACCTCGGCTTCCACCACCGGGAGGTGTTGGGCCGGCTGGGCACCACCATCTCGTTGGGGGTGCTGCTCGTCGGCCCGGCCGGCTCGGGAAAGTCCGCGCTGGTCCGGGCCGTCGCGGCCCGGGTCGGTGCCCGCGTACACCCGTTGTGGGGGCCCGAGGTGGCCGCGTTGGCCAACCAGGCCGCCGCCGAGCGGTTGCGTGTCGCGGCGACGGCCGCCCGAGCCAGCGGGCCGGCGGTGCTGCTGGTCAGCGACGTCGAGGCGCTCGCACCGGCGGACGAGCCCGGCCCGCTGACCACGGTGTTCCGCCAGGTGCTCGCGGAGAGCATCCGAGCCGGCGTCGCCGTGGTCTGCACCACCGGCCGACCGGAGGCGGTCGACCCCGCGCTGCGCGCGCCGGACCTGCTGTCGCTGCGGATCAGCATCCCGCTACCCGACCAGGCGATGCGCCGCGAACAGCTCACCGTGCTGACCCGGCAGGTGCCGCTGGCCGACGACGTCCGGCTGGACGAGGTGGCGGCGCGTACCCCCGGGTTCGTCGCGGCGGACCTGGCCGCGCTGGTCCGGGAGGCCGGAGTACGCGCGGCGCTGCGGCAGAAGTCCGCCGAGACGCCGACGGTGTCGATGGCCGACTTCACCGCCGCCCTGGAGGTGGTCCGGCCCACCACGATGGCGGCTTCCACCCTGGATCTGGCCTCGGTGACGCTGGAGGACGTGGGTGGCCTGGACGAGGTCAAGCAGACGCTTACCGAGTCGGTGCTGTGGCCGCTGACCTACCCGGACACCTTCGCCCGGCTCGGGGTGCAGCCGCCGCGCGGTGTGCTGCTCTACGGGCCACCGGGATGCGGCAAGACGTACCTGGTCACCGCGCTGGCCGGGTCGGGGCGAGCCAATGTGCTGTCGGTGAAGGGCGCGGAACTGCTCTCCAAGTGGGTCGGCGAGAGCGAGCGGGCGGTCCGCGAGCTGTTCCGCAGGGCCCGGGAGGCGGCCCCCACCCTGATCTTCCTGGACGAGGTCGACGCGTTGGCGCCGGTACGCGGTCAGGCCACCGACGGGGGCACCACGGACCGGGTCGTCGCCGCTCTGCTCACCGAGCTGGACGGGGTGGAGACGCTGCGCAACGTGGTGGTGGTCGGCGCGACGAACCGGCCCGACCTGGTCGACCCGGCGCTGCTGCGGCCGGGCCGGTTGGAGCGGCTGGTCTACGTGCCGCCGCCGGACGGGCCGGCCCGCTCGGAGATCCTGCGGGCCGCGTCCCGGCAGGTGCCGCTGGCACCGGACGTCGACCTGGCCGCCCTCGGCGACGAGCTGACCGGTTTCTCCGCGGCGGACTGTGCGGCGCTGATCCGGGAGGCGGCGTTGGCCGCGATGCGTGAGTCGCTGGCCGCCGCCACGGTCACCGCTGAGCACGTGTCGACGGCGCGGGCACGGGTACGTCCGTCACTGGACCCGGCCCAGGTCTCCTGGCTGGCCGCGTACGCGGCGAAACGGGATTGATCCAGTAGCCAACCTTTCGGCGGGCCCAGGGTGTTCATATGGCGTCACATTCCCCTGTGGAGTTATCCACATGGACGTCAGGTGGTGTTCTTTGCGCAAGCTGCTATCACTTTTCATCGTTCCTCTGGTCGCGGCGGCGACCCTCGCCACGGTCGGCTCACCGGCGACGGCTCATCCGACGAAGCCGTTCCCGGCCCGGATCGCCCTGCCCGACGGCTTCACCCCGGAAGGGTTGACCATCGGCCGGGGCACCACCGTGTATGTAGGGTCCATTTTGGACGGTGCGATTTGGCGCGGTGACTTACGGACCGGGCGAGGCTCGGTGCTGGTCCCGGGCGCACCCGGCACTGACAAGGCGGGCCTCAAGCTCGACCAGCAGGGCCGACTCTGGACCGCTGACTACTCCGGTGGCGGCGCCAGCGTCTACGACGCGGGTACCGGCGCCAAGCTGGCCCACTACCAGTTCAACGACCAGCCCGGCGTCAGCTACATCAACGACCTGGTGATCACCAAGCGGGCGGTCTACTTCACCGACTCCGCACTGCAGGTGCTGTATGTGGTGCCGCTGGGCCCGGGTGGTCGCCTGCCGGCCCCCAACGCGTTCCGGGTACTGCAGCTCAGCGGTCCGGCCGCCACGCCGGACGTCTACCACAATGGGATCGTGGAGCTGCCGGACGGGGATCTGCTGGTCGCGCAGATGCTCAGCGGCACGTTGGTTCGCATCGACCCGCGTACCGGCCGCAGCCGTCTCGTCGACCTCGGTGGCTACTCGGTGGAGCGGGCCGACGGGCTGGTCCTGCGTGGTCGCACCCTCTACGTGATCCGGAACCTGAGCAACGTCATCGCGGTGGTCCGGATGAACGCCGGCTTCACCGCCGGGGTGGTGCAGCGGGAGGTCACCGGCCCGCAGCTACGTTCGCCGGCCACCGGCGACCTGCTCGGCTCGGCGTTGTACGTGGTGAACGGTCGGTTCGACGTGGAGTCGACGCCGACCACCGACTACGACATCATCCGGGTCCCGGCCTGATCCAGACGGTCGGCGGCGACCCCCGCGGTCGCCGCCGGCCGGCCCGGGGCACGACGCAAGCCTCAGAGCGCGGGCGGCGTCGAGTCCAGGCAGATCTCGGCGCGCACCTTGTCGCCCTCCTCGTGCAGCTTGGCCCCGCACTTCGTCAGCACGGCGACGGCACCCACGTTGTCCCGGGTGGTCTCGGCCACCACGGCCCGCATGCCCGCCCGGGCGGCGGCGTTCAGGAGTTCCCGCAGGGCGGCCGCGCCGATTCCCTGTCCCCGTGCCGAGCGGCCGAGCCACATGCCAGTCTCCACCGTGCCCGGCTCGTCACAGCGCGTCATCCGCACCATGCCCAGCACCTCGCCGCCGACGATGATCGCGTACATCTGCGAGCGGGTCGGGCCGTCCAGCCCGCCGAAGCTCGCCCGGTGGAACTCGCGGAACGCCTCCCGGCGGGCGAGCGACCAGCCGGCGGGAGCCTCGACCGGAGGCATGACATCGCCGGGCTCCGCCTCCGCAGCCGCTACGGAGAGCAACGGCTCAAGGTTCTGCTCGTCCACCGGCTCCAGCCGGACCGCACCCGCCACGTGCCGCAGTCTGCCGCCCTCATCGGCCGAAGTCCACCCCAATGCCGATGCACTGGCGGTCCGGCTACCGGTACCGGCCGGTCGGGCGGCCCGGGTGTTACTCCTCACGCTCTGTTGTCACCCGTTGGTGTTCACACCGCCGTCCCGAACTCGCAGAACACCACCGACGCGTCGTCGGTGGGCTTGTGCCGGCGCAGCCGGTCCGGGTGGTCGCGCTCGGCGTCCCGGACCCGGTCGATCAACGCGCCCGGCCCGTCGACGCTCAGCAGGTCCAGCAGGCCGGCCCAGTCGGTGAGCCCGAACTGCTCCACCGCGCTGGACGCACCGTCGCTGAGCAGTGCCGCCCTGCGGATCGCCGCCGGACCTCGCCGGGGCATCGAGCCGGTCACCGCGTGGAAGGCCGCGTCCGGGTCCGAAGCCGCGACCCAGTACCCGTGGGTGCGGTTCATCCGCTCCCGCTGGACGCTCACGGCGTGCCGGAACCGGGTGACCGGATCGGCGGCGCCGCCCGGCACGGTGGCCACCGTCTCCCGCAGCTCGGCCATCGCCTCGTCCAGGCGGTTGTCGGTCACCACGCTGACCTGGCCGCCGGCGTCCAGCACCAGTGGGCTGTCGCAGAGCACCAGGTAGTCCACCTGGTCGCCGCAGTCACGCAGGAGGCAGACCGTGCTGGACGGGGTGCCGGGTCGGTCCAGGTCGCACTGCCCGCCGTGGTCGGCCCGCACCGCGAGGATCGCCGCAGCCAGGTTGCTCGTCAGCCGGGCTGCCGGGCGTGCCGCCTCCGCCAGGCTGAGCCGGGCGGCCAGGTGCCGGACGTACCACTCCGGCCCGTGCACGCAGCCGGTGTCGAAGCCCTCCGGCACGGTCGCGCCGTCCAGGACGCCGACCAGCGGGCCGATCCGGAAGACCAGGTCCTCGTTGACCGGGCGCCCCGGGGCCGGCGCGGACGCGGAGCGTACCCGCATCACCGGCGCCGGCCCCGCCGCGCCGTCCAGGTCAGCGCTGCCGAAGGTCGTCGGCGGCCGCATGCGCCTCCCCCTGCACCTGACCGGCGGCCGAGCGGCCCTGGTCGCGTACCGCGGACATTCCCTGCTGGGCGCTGGACCGCACCGACTGCGCCGCCTGCTGCACGGGCTCCCGCATGTTGTCCTGCATCTGGTGGCCGACCTGGCTGGCCTGCCCCCGCAACTGATCGGAGTGCTCACTCACCATGCTCCGCGCCCGTCCGGCGAGTTGCCGCTCGCGCCCGCTCGGCGGGATCAACGAGGCGGCCAGCAGACCGACGCCGAAGGCGACCAGGCCAGCGGCCATCGGGTTGCCCTGAGCCTGCTCACGGGACTGTTGCCCGAGCGAACGGGTCTCGTCGCGTACGGAGCCGGCCGCGTACGACATCCGCTGACCGGTCTCCTGCCTGAGATGGTGCGAGTTGCCCATCATCTTCTCCTTCGCTCGGGTGAACGCGCCGCGTGCCTGCTCGACCCGATCACCGGCGATCCGACGCGGGTTGACCCGGTCGGTCAACGCGTCGACCTTGTTGCTCAGCTCGTTGCGGGTGGTCTCGATCTCCCGCCGGATCCGATCCGGATCACTGGACATGACCTGTTCCCTCCCGACTCGTTCACCGGCCCCGCAGGGCGTCCGGCATCTCCCGGGCGGTCTGTTTCGTCCGAGGCAGCACCGCACGTGCCCGCTTCAGCTGGGTCCTGGCGTTGATGAAGAGACCACCAGCCACGGCGGCCCAGAGGACTGCGACGATCAGCGCCGCCCATCCCTGGTCCATCGTGTTCGACAGCCCCCACCACAGGGCGTACGACACGAAGAGCACTGCCAGGAACCCGGCCAGCCCGGCACCGCCGAACATGCCGCCCGCCTTGCCGGCCTGGCTGACCTCCTCGCGGAGCTCGGCCTTGGCCAGCTCGACCTCCTTGCGCACCAGGGTGGACACGTCCCGGGTCACATCGCCCAGCAGTTCGCCGACCGAGGCCTGGGTCCTTTCCTTCTCGGGGGCGCTCACGGGGCCACCCCGCCGGGCAGGTCCCGGCCCCGATGACCGTCGGGCGAGACGTTCTGCGCCCGTGCCGTCCCCACGTACGGCTGCTGGGCCGCCTGCGCTGGCGCACCCTGCGCAGGCGGCGGAGCGTCGGACGTGCTGCCACTCTGACCATTGCCGGAGGCAGGTGCGGTCAGGCCACGGGTGAGCCGCCCGACCAGCAGCCCGGCCACCGCCGCGCCCGCGAGGAACGTCCCGGGGTGGCTTCGCGCGTACGCGCGTACCTCGTCGAGCACCTCGCCGGGTTCGCGCTCGTCGAGCCAGCCGGCGGCCTGTTGGGCGGCGTCGGCCACCCGGCGTACCGCTTGACCGGCCAGCCCGGAATCGCCGTCCCGCTCGGCCATTGAGCCCAGGTCGCGGCCCAGGTCGCGGAGGCCCTCGGCGGCGCGCCGCTGCTGCGTCTGCGCCTGGTCCCGAAGCTGCCCGCTGGCCTGGCCGGTCAACTGCTGAGCCTGTCGTCGCGCCTCTGCGGCCACCTGCCCGCCCTGCTCGGCCGCGGTGTGGGCGACCTGGCCCCCGGCCTGCGTGGCCTGCTGGCCGACTCGGGAGGCCTCCTGCCGGGCCTGCTGCCCGCGCTGGTTCGTTGCCGTCATGCTCCGCTCCCCTCCTGGGTGCTCGGTCGCCTGGCGACCTCGGAACGCCACCCGCCTACCCGCCTGACCAGCCGGCATGCGGTATGCCGGCCCGGCCTGGGCAGGCAGACCAGCCGGGGAGGCGTCAACGGGAGGAACCGGCCGAATCGGCACACCGGGCAAAAGGGGAGGCGGCGCGGCCGACGGTCAGCGGCGGCGATTGCGGGCGCGCGACGAACGCAGCCGGCGGAGCCGACCGATCAGCACGGGATCGGCGGCAAGCGCGGCCGGGTTGTCCAGCAGACCGTTGAGCAGTTGGTAGTACCGGGTCGAGGAGACCCCGAAGGTGTCCCGGACGGCCTGCTCCTTGGCGCCGGCGTGCCGCCACCACTGCTGCTCGAAGGCGAGGATGGCCCGTTCCCGCTCGGTCAGCCCGACCGCTGACGCGCTGGGCTCGGCATCGACACCGTCGTCGTCCGACGCGAGATCGTCGGTGCTCTCGACGGATGGTGCCGGCCGGGGCGTCGGAACGGTGGGCCCGGCACCAACCGCTGTGACGCCCGAGTGAGCGTCGGTGGACGGCTCGGGGGCGGTCGGGGT encodes:
- a CDS encoding sensor histidine kinase, with amino-acid sequence MLLGRLRIRGKLALLVVIPLLSMVGLAVPVMLDRVAAAQRAGDTADRVRLASQVGSLVQDLQQERILSVGFLLGRVERSELIRKAADVDDRVADLRAGDSDALTDRVDRALDGVSSLIDLRTAVLARVANPGQVMDAFGPVNMGLIESLRLVFGVDTDTLPGRQVLALDGLLRADEGLGACATLSVLVKSIGSPDTIAGYVACIAALQVDNLRFRSLITPEQLKVAQLNDAAVAARTSADFLVTSARDPASAVRDVPMEALFPAVRTMIRLGQFVEKKLVADVLTEVTAEQRRALTAAYLVGAAAALILTLVVLLSAAVARTVARPLTRLTRSADRVARVAEAELVRVTDDEGESPQPVRLEPVDIRANDEIGDLARAFDRVQSTAARLVERQVAGRRNVAQMFGHVGRRTQNLVGRQIALIDRLEQQEVDPGRLEHLYRLDHISSRLRRNAGSLVVLSGSAGADAHTAPVPLADVVRLALGEIEDYTRVEVRVPAGISAAPAVVGDLILTLAELMENATAFSPPHTRVLVAAEASGLGARITVVDHGIGIGEQRLAEENARFTRRERLDLAPTEVLGLFVVGRLARRHGWEVGLAATAGGGVTAHLEIPPASLVLRRPERAGATVARAVVPERDRRTAETLDPDHGVRSLPAAVATPARFDSDLLSRATRSLEASPSWNAFGSGQPEQAVPTPQAPEPSGSPAGPRVRQRVPGASLHAAAPPIRPVDATGADPAAARALVEAFQAGVRRAELNTADLPSTPGGGGPLVAGSAGLAAATPDRPRLIRRVPGANLAAVPACQPLSTHLGDPAEVRNLISEFEAGVARALREVSPDRRNEEGSSR
- a CDS encoding roadblock/LC7 domain-containing protein, producing MTSPFLHDNVDHQSQPAAGGDLSPEARTFNWLLDSFTSSTAGVLEAIAVSSDGLLMAMSAIKDRSNAERLAAVVSGMTSLAGGAASWYALGGLNRVIVDMADGYLLISAISSGSVLGVVADRSANLGTVAYEMTLFAGRAGGALTPRLIVELKNAAQQ
- a CDS encoding DUF742 domain-containing protein; translated protein: MTPDVAGEDPDPEPQVRIRPYLHAAPPTEDGTVATPAVPQSETGGGRPTGPRPFVLTSGRVAGADPAIGLETQVTVRTDSGWWAGSPNALLAPEVQAIIALCAEPISVAEISARARLHFGVTRVLVGDLRAAGHLDVHVTDTDEAFNPDLILRVIDGLRAIS
- a CDS encoding GTP-binding protein; translated protein: MDSVRSPEWPVAPLGGVAGNSAAARYGMPPATGPIVGRATPPPAYQPPSGAGATSPPVGKPATPPIPVKILVAGGFGVGKTTTVGAISEIAPLTTEAEMTSAGIGVDDPGARSTKTTTTVAMDFGCVTIDRSLKLYLFGTPGQARFGFMWDDLARGALGALVVVDSARLDDCFPAVDFFERAGLPFVVGVNAFDGRLALELGEIRWALAIGDHVPLVQFDARDRLSVRDALLVVLDRALERATRDRSA
- a CDS encoding AAA family ATPase — protein: MAQPDLTLTASLRPAALDARRGIVRLHPEALTALGLRPGDPVRLAGRRVTAGIVAAAAPGASSALLYADDLTLGNLGVRDGGQVRVSPVPLIPAGRVVLAGPVGVVAAVSPEMLRLALLGKVLTAGDDVSLLPQDVLPDASVRSLVEVARRSLANTVGFAWTSTLLTVLTVEPAAGALVTMDTVVAWEHGQATHSGPAPVDAAPAQPPPAGDAAPTVDPPDDAPDVDELPGLRAQAEELTELLDLGFHHREVLGRLGTTISLGVLLVGPAGSGKSALVRAVAARVGARVHPLWGPEVAALANQAAAERLRVAATAARASGPAVLLVSDVEALAPADEPGPLTTVFRQVLAESIRAGVAVVCTTGRPEAVDPALRAPDLLSLRISIPLPDQAMRREQLTVLTRQVPLADDVRLDEVAARTPGFVAADLAALVREAGVRAALRQKSAETPTVSMADFTAALEVVRPTTMAASTLDLASVTLEDVGGLDEVKQTLTESVLWPLTYPDTFARLGVQPPRGVLLYGPPGCGKTYLVTALAGSGRANVLSVKGAELLSKWVGESERAVRELFRRAREAAPTLIFLDEVDALAPVRGQATDGGTTDRVVAALLTELDGVETLRNVVVVGATNRPDLVDPALLRPGRLERLVYVPPPDGPARSEILRAASRQVPLAPDVDLAALGDELTGFSAADCAALIREAALAAMRESLAAATVTAEHVSTARARVRPSLDPAQVSWLAAYAAKRD
- a CDS encoding SMP-30/gluconolactonase/LRE family protein, with amino-acid sequence MRKLLSLFIVPLVAAATLATVGSPATAHPTKPFPARIALPDGFTPEGLTIGRGTTVYVGSILDGAIWRGDLRTGRGSVLVPGAPGTDKAGLKLDQQGRLWTADYSGGGASVYDAGTGAKLAHYQFNDQPGVSYINDLVITKRAVYFTDSALQVLYVVPLGPGGRLPAPNAFRVLQLSGPAATPDVYHNGIVELPDGDLLVAQMLSGTLVRIDPRTGRSRLVDLGGYSVERADGLVLRGRTLYVIRNLSNVIAVVRMNAGFTAGVVQREVTGPQLRSPATGDLLGSALYVVNGRFDVESTPTTDYDIIRVPA
- a CDS encoding GNAT family N-acetyltransferase, with the protein product MAGAVRLEPVDEQNLEPLLSVAAAEAEPGDVMPPVEAPAGWSLARREAFREFHRASFGGLDGPTRSQMYAIIVGGEVLGMVRMTRCDEPGTVETGMWLGRSARGQGIGAAALRELLNAAARAGMRAVVAETTRDNVGAVAVLTKCGAKLHEEGDKVRAEICLDSTPPAL
- a CDS encoding DUF3618 domain-containing protein is translated as MSSDPDRIRREIETTRNELSNKVDALTDRVNPRRIAGDRVEQARGAFTRAKEKMMGNSHHLRQETGQRMSYAAGSVRDETRSLGQQSREQAQGNPMAAGLVAFGVGLLAASLIPPSGRERQLAGRARSMVSEHSDQLRGQASQVGHQMQDNMREPVQQAAQSVRSSAQQGMSAVRDQGRSAAGQVQGEAHAAADDLRQR
- a CDS encoding phage holin family protein, which gives rise to MSAPEKERTQASVGELLGDVTRDVSTLVRKEVELAKAELREEVSQAGKAGGMFGGAGLAGFLAVLFVSYALWWGLSNTMDQGWAALIVAVLWAAVAGGLFINARTQLKRARAVLPRTKQTAREMPDALRGR
- a CDS encoding DUF3263 domain-containing protein translates to MPADTTPTAPEPSTDAHSGVTAVGAGPTVPTPRPAPSVESTDDLASDDDGVDAEPSASAVGLTERERAILAFEQQWWRHAGAKEQAVRDTFGVSSTRYYQLLNGLLDNPAALAADPVLIGRLRRLRSSRARNRRR